The following proteins are encoded in a genomic region of Balaenoptera ricei isolate mBalRic1 chromosome 14, mBalRic1.hap2, whole genome shotgun sequence:
- the LOC132347478 gene encoding urea transporter 1 isoform X1: MEDSPTVVKLDQGGNQGPPVRKRRCLPKALGYITGDMKEFANWLKDKPQGLQFVDWVLRGISQVVFVSNPISGILILVGLLVQNPWWALSGCVGTVVSTLTALLLGQDRSAIAAGLQGYNATLVGILMAVFSDKGNYFWWLLLPVSAMSMTCPIFSSALNSVFCKWDLPVFTLPFNMALSMYLSATGHYNPFFPSKLFTPVTSVPNVTWSDLSALQLLKSLPVGVGQIYGCDNPWTGGIFLGAILLSSPLMCLHAAVGSLLGMAAGLSLSAPFENIYVGLWGFNSSLTCIAIGGMFMALTWQTHLLALACALFTAYVGASMSNLMAVVGLPSCTWPFCLATLLFLLLTTKNPNIYKMPLSKVTYPEENRIFYLQAKKRMVESPL, translated from the exons ATGGAGGACAGCCCCACTGTGGTTAAACTGGACCAGGGTGGAAATCAGGGTCCACCAGTTCGCAAGAGAAGATGCCTCCCCAAGGCACTTGGCTACATAACTGGTGATATGAAAGAATTTGCCAACTGGCTTAAAG ACAAACCCCAGGGGCTCCAGTTCGTCGACTGGGTCCTTCGGGGCATATCCCAAGTGGTGTTTGTCAGCAACCCCATCAGCGGAATCCTGATTCTGGTGGGACTCCTGGTCCAGAACCCCTGGTGGGCGCTCAGTGGCTGTGTGGGAACTGTGGTCTCCACCCTGACAGCCCTGTTGCTCGGTCAGGACAG GTCCGCCATTGCAGCAGGGCTCCAGGGCTACAATGCCACCCTGGTGGGCATCCTCATGGCTGTCTTTTCAGACAAGGGAAACTATTTCTGGTGGCTGTTATTACCTGTATCTGCTATGTCCATGACTTG tccAATTTTCTCAAGTGCGTTGAACTCCGTGTTCTGCAAATGGGACCTCCCTGTCTTCACTCTGCCCTTCAACATGGCGTTGTCAATGTATCTTTCTGCCACGGGACATTACAATCCATTTTTCCCAAGCAAATTGTTCACACCTGTAACCTCAGTTCCCAACGTCACCTGGTCTGACCTCAGTGCCCTGCAG TTACTGAAGTCCCTGCCCGTGGGTGTTGGCCAGATATATGGCTGTGATAATCCGTGGACAGGGGGCATCTTCCTAGGCGccatcctcctctcctccccactcatGTGCCTACATGCTGCGGTCGGGTCGTTACTGGGGATGGCAGCAG GTCTCAGTCTTTCAGCTCCATTTGAGAACATCTACGTTGGACTCTGGGGTTTCAACAGCTCTCTAACCTGCATTGCAATTGGAGGAATGTTCATGGCACTCACCTGGCAAACCCACCTCCTGGCTCTTGCCTGCG ccctGTTCACTGCCTATGTTGGAGCCAGCATGTCCAACCTGATGGCTGTG GTTGGATTGCCATCTTGTACCTGGCCCTTCTGTTTGGCGACACTACTGTTCCTCCTGCTGACCACGAAAAACCCCAACATCTATAAGATGCCCCTCAGTAAAGTCACTTATCCTGAAGAAAACCGCATCTTCTACCTACAAGCCAAGAAAAGGATGGTTGAAAGCCCTTTGTGA
- the LOC132347478 gene encoding urea transporter 1 isoform X2 — protein sequence MAVFSDKGNYFWWLLLPVSAMSMTCPIFSSALNSVFCKWDLPVFTLPFNMALSMYLSATGHYNPFFPSKLFTPVTSVPNVTWSDLSALQLLKSLPVGVGQIYGCDNPWTGGIFLGAILLSSPLMCLHAAVGSLLGMAAGLSLSAPFENIYVGLWGFNSSLTCIAIGGMFMALTWQTHLLALACALFTAYVGASMSNLMAVVGLPSCTWPFCLATLLFLLLTTKNPNIYKMPLSKVTYPEENRIFYLQAKKRMVESPL from the exons ATGGCTGTCTTTTCAGACAAGGGAAACTATTTCTGGTGGCTGTTATTACCTGTATCTGCTATGTCCATGACTTG tccAATTTTCTCAAGTGCGTTGAACTCCGTGTTCTGCAAATGGGACCTCCCTGTCTTCACTCTGCCCTTCAACATGGCGTTGTCAATGTATCTTTCTGCCACGGGACATTACAATCCATTTTTCCCAAGCAAATTGTTCACACCTGTAACCTCAGTTCCCAACGTCACCTGGTCTGACCTCAGTGCCCTGCAG TTACTGAAGTCCCTGCCCGTGGGTGTTGGCCAGATATATGGCTGTGATAATCCGTGGACAGGGGGCATCTTCCTAGGCGccatcctcctctcctccccactcatGTGCCTACATGCTGCGGTCGGGTCGTTACTGGGGATGGCAGCAG GTCTCAGTCTTTCAGCTCCATTTGAGAACATCTACGTTGGACTCTGGGGTTTCAACAGCTCTCTAACCTGCATTGCAATTGGAGGAATGTTCATGGCACTCACCTGGCAAACCCACCTCCTGGCTCTTGCCTGCG ccctGTTCACTGCCTATGTTGGAGCCAGCATGTCCAACCTGATGGCTGTG GTTGGATTGCCATCTTGTACCTGGCCCTTCTGTTTGGCGACACTACTGTTCCTCCTGCTGACCACGAAAAACCCCAACATCTATAAGATGCCCCTCAGTAAAGTCACTTATCCTGAAGAAAACCGCATCTTCTACCTACAAGCCAAGAAAAGGATGGTTGAAAGCCCTTTGTGA